Proteins from a single region of Verrucosispora sp. NA02020:
- a CDS encoding hydrolytic protein gives MSVSLGLVDTPTVVVPGESVDIPVTIRNSGDVVEAYDLTIVGVPDAWATFDPPRVSLYPGASETVVLTVRPPRSSEVRAGDLPYGVRVVPSEAPETATVEEGLLTIAPFSEVAAELRPQVRRARLGARYRLAVLNGGNIGEELTVAATDGAEQLHFAARPTAMVLAAGEQFEAGLRVRAKRLLWRGTPRHLPFRALLTDRDGRAITLDGTLVQQPVLSGWLLKLLALLLALLLLLLALWFGLLRPAVQSAAQEAADERVAQAATQMEASANEAAGEAAREAVAQERAENPAAPPSSPSPTPAAATGGGQFATALTLRTSPGSTASRSYTVPRNRVLLLTDFLVDNPQGDTGTLTITADDVRVVTYGLENFRNQDYHSVTPIRVPAGSRVTLTVECRQPGTPVGAATPGTCQEGLYLNGVLNRTRP, from the coding sequence ATGAGCGTCTCGTTGGGCCTGGTGGACACCCCGACGGTGGTCGTACCGGGAGAAAGCGTCGACATCCCGGTGACGATCCGCAACTCGGGTGACGTCGTCGAAGCGTACGACCTCACCATCGTCGGCGTGCCCGACGCGTGGGCGACGTTCGATCCGCCCCGGGTCTCCCTCTATCCCGGCGCCAGCGAGACCGTCGTGCTCACCGTGCGCCCGCCCCGGTCCTCCGAGGTCCGCGCCGGGGACCTGCCCTACGGCGTACGGGTGGTCCCGTCCGAGGCGCCGGAGACCGCGACGGTCGAGGAAGGTCTGCTGACCATCGCGCCCTTCTCCGAGGTGGCCGCCGAACTCCGGCCGCAGGTGCGGCGGGCCCGGCTCGGTGCCCGCTACCGCCTCGCCGTGCTCAACGGCGGCAACATCGGGGAGGAGTTGACCGTCGCCGCGACCGACGGGGCGGAGCAACTGCACTTCGCGGCCCGCCCGACGGCGATGGTCCTGGCGGCGGGCGAGCAGTTCGAGGCCGGACTCCGGGTACGGGCGAAGCGGTTGCTCTGGCGCGGCACGCCCCGTCACCTGCCGTTCCGGGCCCTGCTGACCGACCGGGACGGTCGGGCGATCACCCTGGACGGCACCCTGGTGCAGCAGCCCGTCCTCTCCGGGTGGCTGCTCAAACTGTTGGCGCTGCTGTTGGCGTTGCTGCTGCTCCTGCTCGCGCTCTGGTTCGGCCTGCTGCGTCCGGCGGTGCAGTCGGCCGCCCAGGAGGCCGCCGACGAGCGGGTGGCGCAGGCCGCGACCCAGATGGAGGCGTCCGCGAACGAAGCCGCCGGCGAGGCGGCCCGGGAGGCCGTCGCGCAGGAACGCGCCGAGAACCCCGCCGCCCCGCCGTCGAGTCCGTCACCGACCCCGGCGGCCGCGACCGGCGGTGGACAGTTCGCCACCGCGCTGACGTTGCGGACCAGCCCCGGCAGCACGGCGTCCCGCAGCTACACCGTGCCCCGCAACCGGGTCCTCCTGCTCACGGACTTCCTGGTCGACAACCCGCAGGGGGACACCGGAACGTTGACCATCACCGCCGACGACGTGCGGGTGGTCACCTACGGCCTGGAGAACTTCCGTAACCAGGACTACCACTCGGTCACCCCGATCCGGGTACCGGCCGGATCGCGGGTGACCCTCACGGTCGAGTGCCGGCAACCCGGCACCCCGGTCGGTGCCGCCACGCCTGGGACCTGCCAGGAGGGGCTCTATCTGAACGGCGTCCTGAACCGGACCAGGCCCTAG
- a CDS encoding response regulator transcription factor — MSVHAEDPISRSGVESQLRARPDLWVIEPGRETPESVSLVVVDVLDESAIRLLRRLHRTGPAKLVLVPARIDDAGLSQAVEHGVVGLVRRTEASAERLSHIVLAVARGEGALPADLLGRLMAQMGRLQRQVLEPRGLTLLGLSTREVDVLRLVADGLDTREIAGKLSYSERTVKNVLHDVTSRLQLRNRAHAVAYALRNGLI, encoded by the coding sequence GTGAGCGTCCACGCGGAGGACCCGATCTCGCGGTCGGGGGTGGAGAGCCAACTGCGTGCCCGACCGGACCTGTGGGTGATCGAGCCGGGCCGGGAGACGCCCGAGAGCGTCTCGCTGGTGGTCGTCGACGTGCTCGACGAGTCGGCCATCCGGCTGCTGCGCCGCCTGCACCGCACCGGCCCGGCCAAACTGGTGCTGGTGCCGGCCCGGATCGACGACGCCGGCCTGTCCCAGGCGGTGGAGCACGGCGTGGTGGGGCTGGTCCGCCGCACCGAGGCGAGCGCCGAACGGCTCAGCCACATCGTGCTGGCCGTGGCCCGTGGTGAGGGTGCGCTCCCGGCGGACCTGCTGGGTCGGCTGATGGCCCAGATGGGGCGGTTGCAGCGCCAGGTCCTCGAACCGCGCGGGCTCACCCTGCTCGGGCTGAGCACCCGCGAGGTGGACGTGCTGCGGCTCGTCGCGGACGGGCTCGACACCCGGGAGATCGCCGGCAAGCTGTCGTACTCGGAGCGGACCGTGAAGAACGTCCTGCACGACGTCACCAGTCGG
- a CDS encoding DUF6458 family protein, with protein MGIGTSVFLLALGAILTFAVNASIGGLDLDVVGWILMAAGVLGLIMTTLVWGRRRQVVATEQPAEYRRVEERRDVAPPL; from the coding sequence ATGGGTATCGGAACCAGTGTTTTCCTGCTCGCGCTCGGCGCGATCCTCACCTTCGCGGTCAACGCCAGCATCGGTGGTCTCGACCTGGACGTGGTCGGCTGGATCCTGATGGCCGCCGGCGTACTCGGTCTGATCATGACCACCCTGGTCTGGGGACGCCGCCGCCAGGTGGTCGCCACCGAGCAGCCGGCCGAGTACCGCCGGGTCGAGGAGCGCCGGGACGTCGCGCCGCCGCTGTGA